One genomic window of Lytechinus variegatus isolate NC3 chromosome 1, Lvar_3.0, whole genome shotgun sequence includes the following:
- the LOC121408036 gene encoding uncharacterized protein LOC121408036, which translates to MEPSESKRSENNLVFKPVNHSEELTLQSNPQVIEDDDAWMREDAISLEDEDEEKQEVLPFGLNQSWPRVSCPSSRRDTFPKVHPKKKLLRQISQESLDESTNLLLGHIVMLPDPPQELLMEKSLFAQHPLVEEDHEQLHLDMSENIYISEERKIDVQEEQDNSVQVSDARLLGSPVSGKEIEEQKNMLPDLESIEKDCCDSDDNHLEIPTDSDSSKPVQNSVGDICEDQILKVEPTEVPMLCDIKDSENEDVDRHNLNTESEIQGKSEETVEIKTGIENEVRDSFSGFNMNAYQGGLEDYSEQDVHKNHSEHGEGICVPPELPQAVSPELTLETEVITSPERSVRKKVSPGGRRKPPLLRYLSQESIEESTNLLMDHVVMMDLQQKPLHTSPEGTESRCPYLVDIKESPLLDEDTIRKVNEEDEMFLFQGEDDSCEEEEEEGQKDIGKEALKDDSLLSIASKSFVSDAAASTLKDIELIRVELDNAIHAFENLKDEFPDRIGDSLLPKADDVILADINDDEDWDAIENVDSSAFGILPDEILINIFKYFSHSELCDPIMLVCKKWNILAKDPLLWHYLDLSNKAGIPSDVLQNVFQRCSLLHGITFRGRDEVSTQEIQAIIDYCPDVASLEFGFVRSMQDDQFSLLISRCRSLTSLNMEGCDGITDSLISKLILLPKLRCLNLSHCTKLTDGAVFEIARFCDHLEELNINGIPWITDVAVTMLCDERLAKLKCLRLDGAELTDLSIHHVVQCPNLEELNISFCEQLTDYSLTMLKEWKNPVRLRLQKGKEFSEEALANLFISPHLSNLTFLDLSECSELRDPGLINIATRCPLLTHLAIEWCWFISDVSLVQVLDNCRYLEHLDLIGLHSILGHCLADIPTKLPHLEFLDLRQCNRITDAMLVQIVSVKHNLVIMNYYGEEVVYGNIPGTLDI; encoded by the exons ATGGAGCCATCAGAGAGCAAAAGGTCTGAAAATAATCTGGTGTTTAAACCAGTAAACCATTCTGAAGAGTTGACCCTCCAGAGTAATCCTCAAGTCATTGAGGATGATGATGCTTGGATGAGGGAGGATGCAATTTCCTTAGAAGATGAAGATGAGGAGAAACAGGAAGTGTTGCCTTTTGGTCTTAACCAGTCTTGGCCCAGGGTATCTTGTCCATCTTCCAGACGTGATACTTTTCCCAAGGTACACCCAAAGAAGAAGCTACTGAGGCAGATTAGTCAGGAGTCTCTTGATGAATCTACCAATCTTCTTCTGGGGCACATCGTGATGCTTCCAGATCCTCCACAGGAACTACTCATGGAAAAGAGTTTATTTGCTCAGCATCCTTTGGTTGAAGAAGATCATGAACAGTTACATCTAGACATGagtgaaaatatttacatcagTGAAGAAAGGAAGATTGATGTCCAGGAGGAGCAAGATAATTCTGTTCAGGTATCAGATGCCAGACTGCTAGGCTCTCCAGTCTCAGGAAAGGAAATTGAAGAGCAGAAAAACATGCTTCCTGATCTAGAATCAATTGAGAAAGACTGttgtgatagtgatgataaccACTTGGAAATTCCTACTGATTCTGATTCAAGTAAGCCAGTACAAAATAGTGTTGGAGACATTTGTGAAGATCAGATATTAAAGGTGGAGCCTACTGAGGTTCCTATGCTTTGTGATATCAAAGATTCTGAGAATGAAGATGTAGATCGGCATAACCTTAATACTGAATCTGAAATACAGGGGAAATCAGAAGAAACAGTTGAGATCAAGACTGGTATTGAAAATGAAGTAAGAGATTCTTTCAGTGGTTTTAATATGAATGCTTACCAAGGAGGTTTGGAAGATTATTCAGAGCAAGATGTGCATAAAAATCACAGTGAGCATGGTGAAGGAATCTGTGTGCCACCAGAATTACCACAAGCTGTATCTCCTGAATTAACGTTGGAAACAGAAGTCATCACAAGTCCTGAAAGGTCGGTCAGAAAGAAAGTATCCCCAGGAGGGAGGAGAAAGCCTCCACTTCTTCGATACCTCAGTCAGGAATCTATTGAAGAATCAACCAACCTGCTGATGGATCACGTTGTGATGATGGATCTCCAACAAAAGCCACTCCATACCAGTCCAGAAGGGACAGAATCAAGGTGTCCATACTTGGTTGATATCAAGGAGTCTCCTCTTTTAGACGAAGATACCATCAGGAAAGTCAATGAGGAAGATGAAATGTTTCTGTTTCAAGGAGAAGATGATAGTtgtgaggaggaggaagaagaaggacaGAAGGATATTGGAAAGGAGGCTTTAAAGGATGATTCTTTGCTTTCCATTGCTTCAAAATCATTTGTATCAGATGCTGCTGCAAGCACTCTCAAG GACATTGAGCTGATAAGGGTAGAGCTGGACAATGCAATACATGCCTTTGAGAATCTTAAAGATGAATTTCCAGACAGGATAGGTGATAGTCTACTTCCTAAGGCTGATGACGTAATTCTTGCAGacattaatgatgatgaagattggGATGCTATAGAAAATGTGGACAGTAGTGCATTTGGCATTCTTCCAGATGAAATCCTCATAAATATCTTCAAGTATTTCTCTCATAGTGAACTTTGTGACCCTATCATGCTTGTATGCAAGAAATGGAACATCCTTGCCAAAGATCCATTGCTATGGCATTACCTGGACCTGTCCAACAAAGCCGGGATACCTTCAGATGTGCTTCAGAATGTCTTCCAACGATGTAGTCTGCTCCATGGTATAACATTCCGTGGACGTGATGAGGTCAGTACCCAGGAAATCCAGGCCATCATTGACTACTGTCCCGACGTAGCCAGTCTTGAATTTGGCTTTGTCCGTTCTATGCAAGATGACCAGTTCAGTCTGTTGATCAGCAGGTGTAGGTCATTGACCTCTCTGAACATGGAAGGGTGTGATGGCATCACTGATAGCCTCATCTCCAAGTTGATTCTTCTACCAAAGCTAAGATGTCTCAATCTTTCTCACTGTACCAAGCTAACAGATGGGGCGGTCTTTGAGATTGCAAGATTCTGTGATCATCTTGAAGAGCTCAACATCAATGGCATTCCTTGGATCACTGACGT TGCTGTAACCATGCTATGTGATGAGAGACTAGCCAAGTTAAAATGTCTGAGACTAGATGGAGCGGAGCTGACTGATCTATCAATTCATCATGTTGTACAATGTCCAAACCTAGAGGAACTCAACATTTCATTCTGTGAGCAGCTGACTGACTACTCTCTAACCATGCTgaag GAGTGGAAGAATCCAGTACGTCTTCGTCTTCAGAAGGGCAAGGAGTTCTCAGAGGAAGCTTTAGCCAACCtcttcatctcccctcacttgTCTAACCTGACTTTCCTTGACCTTTCTGAGTGTTCCGAGTTAAGAGATCCAGGTCTTATCAACATTGCTACCAG ATGTCCTCTTCTCACTCATCTTGCCATTGAATGGTGCTGGTTTATTTCTGATGTTAGTTTGGTCCAAGTATTAGATAACTGCAG ATATTTAGAACACCTTGATCTGATAGGTCTCCATTCTATTCTTGGCCATTGCTTAGCAGACATCCCAACCAAACTACCCCATTTAGAATTCCTTGATCTAAGACAGTGCAATAGG atcacaGATGCCATGCTGGTACAGATTGTTTCTGTGAAACACAACCTTGTCATTATGAATTATTATGGAGAGGAAGTAGTCTATGGCAACATCCCTGGTACATTGGATATATGA